Proteins encoded in a region of the Dendropsophus ebraccatus isolate aDenEbr1 chromosome 11, aDenEbr1.pat, whole genome shotgun sequence genome:
- the LOC138767379 gene encoding putative claudin-24 yields the protein MEVVVCFTELAGLFLSLTGYVCCLVALFIPHWLTFSSGLLMTENYRLGLWQTCVVQDMGLSVCQEYQTPLHLPIQVRVGRVLVCLSVLIGALGFLASIPALTCVKCLDNSERHVRRMLNTFGGLFFSVAGALTFFSVSYFAYDTLIKFWDHNIPKDVPRWEFGDAMYTGWVGGFLLLSGGCVLIFSQFQFNREAELKRP from the coding sequence ATGGAGGTAGTAGTCTGCTTCACTGAACTTGCAGGCCTCTTCCTGTCCCTGACTGGTTACGTGTGTTGTTTGGTGGCCCTATTCATCCCTCACTGGTTGACCTTTTCTTCTGGGCTTCTTATGACTGAAAATTACCGTCTTGGCTTGTGGCAAACATGCGTCGTTCAAGATATGGGGCTTAGCGTTTGTCAAGAGTATCAGACTCCACTCCATCTACCCATCCAAGTCCGGGTGGGTAGGGTCCTTGTGTGTCTCTCTGTCTTGATTGGGGCATTAGGATTTCTGGCTTCTATACCTGCATTGACCTGTGTGAAATGCCTCGATAACAGCGAGCGACATGTCCGAAGGATGCTCAATACATTTGGAGGACTCTTCTTTTCCGTAGCGGGTGCACTGACTTTCTTCTCTGTGTCCTACTTTGCTTATGACACACTGATCAAATTTTGGGACCACAACATACCTAAAGACGTTCCCCGCTGGGAGTTTGGGGATGCAATGTACACTGGCTGGGTTGGTGGATTTTTGCTATTATCCGGTGGATGTGTCCTGATCTTCTCACAGTTTCAGTTCAATCGGGAAGCTGAATTAAAACGGCCTTAA
- the CLDN34 gene encoding LOW QUALITY PROTEIN: claudin-34 (The sequence of the model RefSeq protein was modified relative to this genomic sequence to represent the inferred CDS: substituted 1 base at 1 genomic stop codon), producing MPYLANTANLQLAGFGISTMGWILGSISTGLVQWRVWHVTNTTIISSGIAWIGIWRTCFFSHVLVTPDLKTMYCQYYNVTDSSIPREIFVAQGLMLVAIIFGAFGKALCVVGLKHVYQGTSEIATISHWFTAGGILLLLSSISIIIPVAWNMHAVVSNSTIPFPITYDMPSSPEKQEVGAAISIGIVAAILLFISGIFFLCYRSPKDKIHPISDEESIFSDSLSTCSGLNENSKSFLTLTHYLNATLHCEGIKNGAFVWDVDXKIISVCKIFYIIGYRSDISGAHCFPFPIVILLVCTTSYACRLRPGSHTVRQRSFCDTAVSQKSRCL from the coding sequence ATGCCCTACCTGGCCAACACAGCAAATCTTCAATTGGCAGGATTTGGTATTTCAACCATGGGTTGGATTTTGGGATCCATTTCCACCGGACTGgtacaatggagagtgtggcatGTAACTAACACCACAATCATTTCTTCTGGAATTGCCTGGATAGGAATCTGGAGAACTTGCTTCTTTAGTCACGTTCTGGTGACTCCAGACTTAAAAACCATGTATTGTCAATATTACAATGTGACGGACTCCTCCATACCGAGGGAAATTTTTGTGGCACAAGGACTTATGTTAGTGGCTATTATTTTTGGGGCATTCGGGAAAGCTTTGTGTGTCGTGGGATTGAAACATGTTTATCAAGGTACAAGTGAAATAGCGACTATCTCCCATTGGTTTACAGCAGGTGGAATCTTACTCCTACTTTCCAGCATTTCTATTATTATTCCTGTGGCCTGGAACATGCACGCAGTTGTCAGTAACTCCACCATTCCCTTTCCAATTACGTATGACATGCCTTCAAGTCCAGAGAAGCAGGAAGTCGGAGCTGCGATTTCTATTGGCATTGTGGCTGCCATTTTACTTTTCATAAGTGGGATCTTTTTCCTTTGTTACAGATCACCTAAGGATAAAATACATCCTATAAGTGATGAGGAATCCATATTCTCTGACAGTCTGAGCACGTGCTCCGGACTGAATGAGAACTCCAAGAGCTTCCTTACATTAACACATTACTTAAATGCAACACTACATTGTGAAGGGATTAAGAATGGCGCCTTTGTCTGGGACGTGGATTAAAAAATTATCAGTGTATGTAAGATTTTCTATATCATAGGTTACCGCTCAGACATCAGTGGTGCTCATTGCTTTCCATTTCCCATTGTAATCCTTTTGGTTTGCACTACATCTTATGCATGCagattaaggccgggttcacacactgtaagacagcgatcattctgtgacacagccgtgtcacagaagagccgctgtctgtga